In Oceanobacillus sp. FSL K6-2867, one DNA window encodes the following:
- a CDS encoding DUF87 domain-containing protein, which translates to MKKTYRMQRGFISFLIIGLFLVLWFFFYKLYPLIAEQIAILQLPHVESHIFLVPVGLMVIGLFVAWSFRNKLWFGPLFSVHYYSMIKRLRRHIKDARFEDEREFDNRLVRLPNIKIVFDDNRARKSGKVFIQNSIKFDKKLEDMRIDSALNGYLSERQYLSRDRNWYSYEFYAVDSQKQLEIKSASDLIEWSNKTADDYALRLDERATVPFHHMGLSGQTGSGKSLLIQILVEQVLAKSVNHELFIIDPKRTDVYQMAKRTIGDKRTADKTNAIELIKQFHERMKERQDELQDYFISNRNKTYKDAGLPALILLIDEFGALRESWRTLAKKERDEVDSILSDVAFMGRQLGCILWVATQQMNAQTMPTAIREQLVLKIALGDSDEQTYRTLFSSGVDIPPVEFTAGQGIYSYPGLASADNPRLLTVPYCSFLNDST; encoded by the coding sequence ATGAAGAAGACATACCGAATGCAACGTGGGTTTATTTCGTTTCTAATCATCGGATTATTTCTCGTTTTATGGTTTTTCTTTTACAAACTGTATCCATTGATTGCAGAACAAATAGCGATATTACAGCTTCCACATGTTGAGTCACATATCTTCTTGGTTCCTGTTGGTTTGATGGTAATCGGCTTATTTGTTGCTTGGTCATTTCGCAATAAACTATGGTTTGGACCACTTTTTTCCGTTCATTACTATTCGATGATAAAACGATTGAGAAGGCATATCAAAGATGCAAGATTTGAAGATGAACGTGAGTTTGATAATCGTTTAGTTAGATTACCGAACATCAAAATTGTATTTGATGATAATCGCGCTAGAAAATCAGGAAAAGTGTTCATTCAAAACTCCATTAAATTCGACAAGAAATTAGAAGACATGAGAATTGATTCAGCGTTAAATGGATATTTGAGTGAACGCCAGTATTTGTCTAGAGACCGTAATTGGTACAGTTATGAATTTTATGCTGTAGATTCACAAAAACAACTTGAGATTAAATCAGCAAGTGACTTGATTGAATGGTCAAACAAGACAGCAGACGATTACGCATTACGCTTGGATGAGCGTGCAACTGTACCGTTTCACCATATGGGATTAAGTGGACAAACAGGTAGCGGTAAGTCCCTGCTTATTCAAATTCTAGTTGAACAAGTATTAGCGAAAAGTGTCAATCATGAGTTATTCATTATTGATCCAAAGCGTACAGATGTATACCAAATGGCTAAACGTACCATTGGTGATAAGCGAACAGCCGACAAGACAAATGCAATTGAATTGATTAAACAATTTCATGAACGAATGAAAGAACGGCAAGATGAGTTGCAAGATTATTTCATATCGAATCGCAACAAAACGTATAAGGACGCTGGTCTACCAGCTTTAATTCTGCTTATAGATGAGTTCGGAGCATTGAGAGAATCATGGAGGACTTTGGCGAAAAAGGAACGTGATGAAGTCGATAGCATACTGTCTGACGTTGCATTCATGGGTCGTCAACTAGGGTGTATCTTATGGGTAGCGACACAACAAATGAATGCTCAAACAATGCCAACAGCGATTAGAGAACAGCTCGTCTTGAAGATTGCTTTAGGTGATAGCGATGAGCAAACCTATAGAACTTTATTTTCATCTGGTGTGGATATACCACCAGTCGAGTTTACTGCTGGTCAAGGAATTTACAGTTATCCAGGGCTTGCAAGTGCTGACAATCCACGCTTGTTGACGGTTCCTTACTGTAGCTTTTTGAATGACAGTACTTAG
- a CDS encoding DNA-binding protein encodes MSIVKNAKNYPYLLTREQASDFLGIDPKSFDKYIRPHDELERFMIGKHERYTMKSLVHFIEEHSV; translated from the coding sequence ATGAGCATCGTTAAGAACGCAAAGAACTATCCATATCTATTAACTAGAGAACAAGCATCAGATTTCTTAGGGATAGACCCAAAATCATTTGATAAATACATCCGACCACACGATGAACTAGAACGCTTCATGATCGGCAAGCATGAACGATACACCATGAAATCCTTAGTGCACTTTATCGAAGAACACTCCGTTTAA
- a CDS encoding site-specific integrase → MASIVKRGKSYRAQVSLYKHGQHKRISQTFPTKKEANLWALEMELAKGEGKELAQRTTTFADFFENWIYLVKVNDVKETTFQNYVRTSGIIRNLFQDIQLKDLNDIVVQKKIDEYAKTHSRKTTHEVLLKIKTSLRDAYARGYIVNDFAPLVKTRGVNPPKRNRALSITDFKKLRTYVLLHPEDEFNVLVLLALETGMRRGELLAIRPESLYEYGIKVRHSISPTSDDTSLKTQNAKRDVSINKEVYELIRRIPVKENGYIFSFGGFKQSEQLTELLEKLDIKKTTFHGLRDTHASFLFAQDIDIAYVSKRLGHINIQTTQNYYLELMPEKKHQQDADALNLLSAL, encoded by the coding sequence ATGGCTAGTATAGTAAAAAGAGGAAAATCATACAGAGCACAAGTTTCATTGTACAAACACGGTCAACATAAAAGGATTTCGCAAACCTTTCCAACAAAGAAAGAAGCAAATCTCTGGGCTTTAGAAATGGAATTAGCCAAAGGGGAAGGTAAAGAACTTGCCCAAAGAACAACAACATTTGCTGACTTCTTTGAGAATTGGATTTACCTTGTAAAGGTCAATGATGTTAAAGAAACGACATTCCAGAATTATGTTCGTACTTCAGGCATTATTAGAAATTTATTTCAGGATATCCAATTAAAAGATTTGAATGATATTGTTGTTCAGAAGAAGATTGACGAATATGCGAAAACACATTCACGAAAAACAACACATGAAGTACTTCTTAAAATTAAAACATCTCTACGTGATGCATATGCTCGTGGCTACATTGTGAATGATTTTGCACCATTAGTAAAGACACGGGGTGTGAATCCACCAAAACGAAACAGGGCTTTGTCTATTACAGATTTTAAAAAGCTCCGCACTTACGTTTTACTGCATCCAGAAGATGAATTCAACGTCCTTGTATTACTAGCATTAGAAACAGGTATGCGACGTGGAGAACTACTAGCAATACGACCAGAGAGTCTTTATGAATACGGAATAAAAGTTAGACATTCCATCAGCCCTACCTCTGACGATACTTCATTAAAGACACAAAATGCAAAACGTGATGTTTCTATAAACAAAGAAGTGTATGAGCTTATTCGTAGGATTCCTGTTAAAGAGAATGGTTATATTTTTAGTTTTGGGGGATTTAAACAATCTGAACAGTTGACTGAACTACTAGAGAAACTTGACATTAAAAAAACAACGTTTCACGGTTTGAGAGATACACATGCATCATTTTTGTTTGCCCAAGATATTGATATTGCATATGTATCAAAACGATTAGGACACATAAATATCCAAACAACACAAAATTATTATCTGGAATTAATGCCAGAAAAAAAGCACCAGCAGGATGCCGATGCTTTAAATCTGTTAAGTGCTTTGTAA
- the rpsI gene encoding 30S ribosomal protein S9: MAQVQYYGTGRRKKSTARVRLVPGTGNVTINGRDAKDYFPYETQLLILNQPLAATETQGTYDVLVNVHGGGFTGQAGAIRHGIARALLEADPEYRSTLKREGYLTRDARMKERKKYGLKGARRAPQFSKR, translated from the coding sequence TTGGCACAAGTACAATACTATGGAACAGGTCGTCGTAAAAAATCAACTGCCCGTGTACGTTTAGTACCAGGTACAGGTAATGTAACAATCAATGGTCGTGACGCAAAAGACTATTTCCCATATGAAACACAACTTTTGATTCTTAACCAGCCATTGGCTGCAACAGAAACTCAAGGAACATATGATGTTTTAGTAAACGTTCATGGTGGAGGATTCACTGGTCAAGCTGGTGCTATCCGTCACGGTATCGCTCGCGCATTATTAGAAGCAGATCCAGAATACCGTTCTACTCTAAAACGCGAAGGTTACCTAACTCGTGACGCTCGTATGAAAGAACGTAAGAAATACGGTCTTAAAGGCGCACGTCGTGCACCTCAGTTCTCAAAACGTTAA
- the rplM gene encoding 50S ribosomal protein L13 translates to MRTTFMANESNIERKWLVVDAEGQRLGRLSSEVAAILRGKHKPTYTPHADTGDNVIIINAEKIELTGNKINDKMYYRHSNHPGGLKERNADEMRTKYPEQMLELAIKGMLPKGPLGRKMAKKLHVFKGAEHNHQAQKPEVYELRG, encoded by the coding sequence ATGCGCACAACTTTCATGGCGAATGAATCTAATATTGAACGCAAATGGCTCGTTGTGGATGCGGAAGGCCAACGTCTTGGTCGTCTGTCAAGTGAAGTTGCTGCAATCCTTCGCGGAAAGCATAAACCAACTTACACACCACATGCAGATACTGGTGACAATGTTATCATTATCAATGCCGAGAAAATCGAATTAACTGGAAACAAAATCAATGACAAAATGTACTACCGTCATTCAAACCACCCAGGTGGATTAAAAGAGCGTAACGCTGATGAAATGCGTACAAAATACCCTGAGCAAATGCTAGAGCTTGCTATTAAAGGTATGTTACCAAAAGGGCCACTAGGTCGTAAAATGGCTAAAAAATTGCACGTATTCAAAGGTGCAGAGCATAATCATCAAGCACAAAAACCAGAAGTTTATGAGCTTCGTGGGTAA
- the truA gene encoding tRNA pseudouridine(38-40) synthase TruA, producing MPRLKCKIKYDGSGFSGFQRQPQNRTVQGSIEGVLKKMHKGSEIHLQASGRTDTGVHAIGQVIHFDSPYTIPEENWKRAMNTLLPDDIYIDEVEEVSEDFHARYSAKEKEYHYFVWNAKEPNVFKRNYSYNFPYELDMEKMQEGCTYLMGTHDFTTFSSAKSTAKGSKIRTLYQAACQKNGDEIEFVFKGSGFLYNMVRIMVSVLLDIGQGRRQPTDIIDLLEKKDRQLAGKTISPQGLYLWNVTYKK from the coding sequence ATGCCAAGGTTAAAATGTAAGATTAAATATGATGGCTCCGGATTTTCAGGGTTTCAGAGACAACCCCAAAATCGGACCGTACAGGGGTCTATCGAAGGCGTTTTGAAAAAGATGCATAAAGGGTCAGAAATCCATCTGCAAGCGTCAGGTCGCACTGATACGGGCGTACATGCCATTGGCCAGGTAATTCACTTTGATTCACCATACACCATACCAGAGGAAAACTGGAAACGTGCAATGAATACACTGCTCCCCGATGATATATATATCGATGAGGTAGAAGAGGTCTCTGAAGACTTTCATGCAAGGTATAGTGCAAAGGAGAAGGAATATCACTACTTCGTATGGAATGCGAAAGAACCAAATGTATTCAAACGAAATTATTCCTACAATTTTCCGTATGAATTAGACATGGAAAAAATGCAGGAAGGCTGTACCTACTTAATGGGCACGCATGATTTCACAACCTTCTCATCAGCAAAATCAACAGCAAAGGGCAGTAAAATTCGTACACTTTATCAGGCTGCATGCCAAAAAAATGGTGATGAGATCGAGTTTGTTTTCAAAGGAAGCGGCTTCTTGTATAACATGGTCCGAATTATGGTAAGTGTGTTATTAGATATCGGACAAGGAAGGCGGCAGCCAACAGACATTATTGACTTATTAGAGAAAAAAGACCGCCAATTGGCAGGAAAAACAATCTCGCCACAAGGACTCTATTTGTGGAATGTAACCTATAAAAAATAA
- a CDS encoding energy-coupling factor transporter transmembrane protein EcfT, whose translation MNNALIIGQYVPGDSIVHRLDPRTKITIIFFFVFIVFFANNVAGYSLLTIFALTCMFTSKVPIRFIMKGLTPVWFLIVFTFILHLFVTKEGTVILDFWVFEFYSGGVIQGFAISIRFFLLILVTSLLTLTTTPIEITDAIEDMLHPLKRFKFPVHELALMMSISLRFIPTLMQETDKISKAQASRGVDFRTGPIRERIKAIVPLLVPLFVSAFKRAEELAMAMEARGYQGGEGRSKLRELKIEKRDIFVLILFILVVAGLILARMYG comes from the coding sequence ATGAATAACGCATTAATTATTGGCCAATATGTTCCAGGAGACTCAATCGTACACAGACTTGACCCGAGAACAAAGATAACAATCATTTTCTTTTTTGTTTTTATCGTATTTTTTGCAAATAATGTAGCGGGATATAGCTTATTAACCATTTTTGCCCTAACATGTATGTTTACTTCGAAGGTGCCAATAAGGTTTATTATGAAAGGTCTGACACCGGTTTGGTTTTTGATTGTATTTACATTTATTTTGCACTTATTTGTTACAAAGGAAGGAACAGTAATTCTTGATTTCTGGGTTTTTGAATTTTATTCAGGTGGCGTGATTCAGGGGTTTGCAATTTCAATTCGGTTTTTCTTGCTTATACTTGTTACCTCTTTACTAACGTTAACAACGACACCAATTGAAATCACGGACGCTATTGAAGATATGCTGCATCCGCTGAAGCGATTTAAGTTTCCTGTTCATGAATTAGCATTAATGATGTCTATCTCCTTACGATTTATTCCAACATTGATGCAAGAGACAGATAAGATTTCCAAGGCACAGGCTTCTCGTGGTGTTGATTTCCGCACAGGGCCGATCAGAGAACGAATTAAAGCGATTGTCCCTCTCCTTGTCCCGCTTTTTGTTAGTGCATTTAAGCGAGCTGAAGAGCTGGCAATGGCTATGGAAGCTCGTGGCTATCAAGGTGGGGAAGGCCGAAGCAAGCTTCGGGAATTAAAAATTGAAAAACGTGATATTTTTGTTCTTATTTTATTTATTCTCGTAGTGGCAGGTTTAATCCTAGCACGTATGTATGGGTAA
- a CDS encoding energy-coupling factor ABC transporter ATP-binding protein: MDITFENVTYIYQQNTPFAHKAIEDLSFHIKSGSFVAIIGHTGSGKSTLIQHLNGLAIPTEGKVSIGSYHLSKEEKPKDMKELRSRVGVVFQYPEHQLFEETVAKDIAFGPQNFGVAETEIKKRINEITPAVGLDETLLERSPFDLSGGQMRRVAIAGVLAVKPDVLVLDEPTAGLDPRGQKEIMDMFYKLHQNQGLTTILVTHSMEDALKYADHVLILNKGTKYMEGSPEEVFSQKEALQRVQLDVPEVVQFLDEFQEKFGISIPFKKQPIKELAEAIQQQIRGAEST, encoded by the coding sequence ATGGACATTACATTCGAGAACGTAACCTATATCTATCAACAAAACACACCTTTTGCACATAAAGCGATTGAGGATCTATCCTTTCATATAAAATCAGGTTCATTTGTTGCTATCATTGGACATACTGGTTCGGGAAAATCAACATTAATTCAGCACCTCAATGGGCTTGCAATTCCAACAGAGGGCAAAGTATCGATTGGCAGCTATCACTTATCAAAGGAAGAGAAGCCAAAGGATATGAAGGAATTGCGCAGTAGGGTTGGCGTTGTATTCCAATATCCGGAGCATCAATTATTTGAAGAAACCGTTGCAAAAGATATTGCATTTGGCCCACAAAATTTCGGTGTAGCAGAAACAGAGATTAAAAAGCGCATTAACGAAATTACCCCAGCAGTTGGACTTGATGAAACACTTCTAGAACGATCTCCTTTCGACCTCAGTGGCGGCCAAATGCGCCGGGTTGCGATTGCTGGAGTGCTCGCCGTGAAGCCTGATGTCCTTGTGCTTGATGAACCAACAGCAGGGCTTGATCCAAGGGGCCAAAAAGAAATTATGGACATGTTTTATAAACTCCATCAGAACCAAGGCTTAACAACGATACTTGTCACGCATAGCATGGAGGATGCTTTAAAATATGCTGACCATGTACTTATTTTAAATAAAGGGACAAAGTATATGGAAGGTTCTCCTGAGGAAGTTTTCAGCCAAAAGGAAGCACTTCAGCGTGTACAACTTGATGTCCCGGAAGTGGTTCAATTTTTGGATGAATTCCAAGAGAAGTTTGGAATATCGATCCCATTTAAAAAGCAACCGATAAAAGAGCTTGCAGAAGCGATTCAGCAGCAAATTAGGGGAGCTGAATCAACATGA
- a CDS encoding energy-coupling factor ABC transporter ATP-binding protein — protein MRKKLIEFRNVSFRYGDEGPWVLKNCSFEIYENEWVAIIGHNGSGKSTIAKLLNGLLFPQEGEIIIDGELVNEESIWNIRKEVGMVFQNPDNQFVGATVQDDVAFGMENRGVPREEMKRRIIDTLAAVGMQDYRLTEPHRLSGGQKQRVAIASVLAIAPKVLILDEATAMLDPSGRQEIMQTVASIQGREKLSLITITHDLQEVAQADRVIVMNTGEIWKEQSPREIFSQKEALREIGLDVPFVAILADELKQAGVAISAEPLNHEELLEDLWTLHSRT, from the coding sequence ATGAGAAAAAAGTTAATAGAGTTTAGAAATGTATCATTTAGATATGGAGATGAGGGGCCCTGGGTGTTAAAAAACTGCTCTTTTGAAATCTATGAAAATGAGTGGGTAGCAATTATCGGACACAATGGTTCAGGGAAATCAACAATAGCTAAGTTGTTAAACGGTTTGCTGTTTCCTCAAGAGGGGGAAATTATTATTGATGGCGAGTTAGTGAATGAGGAGTCCATCTGGAATATTCGTAAGGAAGTAGGAATGGTTTTTCAGAACCCAGACAACCAATTTGTTGGAGCGACCGTACAGGATGATGTTGCCTTTGGAATGGAAAACCGCGGAGTTCCCCGTGAAGAAATGAAAAGGCGGATCATAGACACATTAGCAGCTGTTGGTATGCAGGACTATCGTTTAACAGAACCGCATCGTCTGTCTGGTGGTCAGAAACAGCGTGTAGCGATTGCAAGTGTATTAGCAATTGCTCCAAAGGTTCTTATTCTAGATGAAGCAACCGCAATGCTTGACCCAAGCGGCCGTCAGGAGATTATGCAAACTGTGGCAAGTATTCAAGGCCGGGAAAAGTTATCATTAATAACAATAACACATGATCTGCAAGAGGTGGCTCAAGCGGATCGTGTTATTGTAATGAATACCGGGGAAATTTGGAAAGAGCAGTCACCTAGAGAGATATTTTCGCAAAAAGAAGCTCTAAGAGAAATTGGACTGGATGTTCCGTTTGTTGCTATTCTAGCAGATGAATTGAAACAAGCAGGAGTAGCCATTTCTGCTGAACCGCTAAATCATGAAGAATTGTTGGAGGACCTATGGACATTACATTCGAGAACGTAA
- the rplQ gene encoding 50S ribosomal protein L17 has product MARKLGRTTDNRMALLRNLASDLIIHERIETTEAKAKELKSIVEKMITLGKRGDLHARRQAAAFLYNKEANEENSVLQKLFDDVAARYEDRQGGYTRVLKLGERQGDGAKMAIIELV; this is encoded by the coding sequence GTGGCTAGAAAGTTAGGACGTACAACAGACAATCGTATGGCACTACTTCGTAACCTTGCATCTGATTTAATTATTCATGAGCGGATTGAAACAACAGAAGCAAAAGCGAAAGAGCTTAAATCGATCGTAGAAAAAATGATTACACTTGGGAAACGCGGTGATCTTCACGCACGTCGTCAGGCTGCAGCGTTCTTATATAACAAAGAAGCTAATGAAGAAAACAGTGTTCTTCAAAAACTTTTTGATGACGTTGCTGCTCGTTATGAAGACAGACAAGGTGGATACACTCGTGTTCTTAAACTGGGTGAACGCCAAGGTGATGGAGCTAAAATGGCAATCATTGAATTGGTTTAA
- a CDS encoding DNA-directed RNA polymerase subunit alpha: protein MIEIEKPKIETLEISEDATFGKFVVEPLERGYGATLGNSLRRILLSSLPGAAVTSVQIDGALHEFSTIDGVVEDVTTIILNLKKLALKIYSDEMKTLEIDVQGEGKVTAADLTYDSDVEVMNPDLHIATLNSKGSLHMKLTAERGRGYRQADDNKNDEQPIGVIPIDSIFTPVSRVTYQVENTRVGQVANYDKLTLDVSTDGSIRPEEAVSLGAKIISEHLNIFVGLTDEAQNAEIMVEKEEDQKEKVMEMTIEELDLSVRSYNCLKRAGINTVQELANKSEEDMMKVRNLGRKSLEEVKVKLADLGLGLRNDD from the coding sequence ATGATCGAAATTGAAAAGCCGAAGATTGAAACGCTTGAAATTAGCGAGGATGCTACATTTGGAAAGTTTGTAGTAGAGCCGCTTGAACGTGGATATGGTGCTACTCTTGGAAACTCCTTGCGTCGTATCTTATTATCCTCACTACCAGGTGCTGCTGTTACATCTGTTCAAATTGATGGAGCACTGCATGAGTTTTCAACGATTGATGGTGTTGTTGAGGATGTAACAACAATAATTTTGAATCTAAAAAAACTCGCTCTAAAAATCTATTCTGATGAAATGAAAACATTGGAAATTGATGTTCAAGGAGAGGGGAAAGTTACAGCTGCTGATCTAACTTATGATAGTGATGTAGAAGTAATGAACCCTGATTTGCATATTGCTACGCTAAACAGCAAAGGCAGCTTGCATATGAAGCTAACTGCTGAGCGTGGACGTGGTTATCGCCAAGCTGATGATAATAAAAATGATGAGCAACCAATCGGTGTAATTCCGATTGATTCCATTTTCACACCAGTTTCACGTGTTACGTATCAAGTTGAAAACACACGTGTCGGCCAAGTAGCAAACTATGATAAATTAACACTGGATGTTTCGACTGATGGAAGCATTCGTCCTGAAGAAGCAGTTTCTTTAGGCGCTAAAATTATTTCAGAACACCTTAATATCTTTGTAGGTTTAACAGATGAAGCGCAAAACGCTGAAATTATGGTGGAAAAAGAAGAAGATCAAAAAGAGAAAGTCATGGAAATGACAATCGAAGAACTTGATCTATCTGTTAGATCTTATAATTGCCTAAAACGTGCTGGTATTAATACTGTTCAAGAGCTTGCTAACAAGTCTGAAGAGGATATGATGAAAGTGCGTAATTTGGGTCGTAAATCTTTGGAAGAAGTAAAAGTTAAATTAGCGGACCTAGGTTTAGGTTTACGCAATGATGACTGA
- the rpsK gene encoding 30S ribosomal protein S11, whose protein sequence is MARNTNTRKRRVKKNIETGVAHIRSTFNNTIVTITDTRGNAIGWSSAGALGFKGSKKSTPFAAQMAAETAAKSAVENGMKTLEVTVKGPGAGREAAIRSLQAAGLEVTAIVDVTPVPHNGCRPPKRRRV, encoded by the coding sequence ATGGCACGTAATACAAATACACGTAAACGTCGTGTGAAAAAAAATATTGAAACAGGTGTAGCACATATCCGTTCTACATTTAACAATACGATCGTTACCATTACAGACACAAGAGGCAATGCTATTGGCTGGAGCTCTGCAGGTGCATTAGGCTTTAAAGGTTCTAAAAAGTCAACACCATTCGCAGCTCAAATGGCTGCTGAAACTGCAGCTAAATCAGCAGTCGAAAACGGCATGAAAACTTTGGAAGTAACAGTAAAAGGACCAGGTGCTGGACGTGAAGCAGCTATTCGTTCACTTCAAGCAGCAGGTCTGGAAGTTACAGCAATCGTGGATGTAACTCCTGTTCCTCACAATGGTTGCCGCCCACCAAAACGTCGCCGAGTTTAA
- the rpsM gene encoding 30S ribosomal protein S13 — MARIAGIDIPRDKRVVISLTYIYGIGKVTAQKVLKEAGVSEDTRVRDLTEDELGRIRQAIDAFTTEGDLRREISLNIKRLIEIGSYRGLRHRRGLPVRGQKTKNNSRTRKGPRKTMANKKK; from the coding sequence ATGGCACGTATTGCAGGTATTGATATTCCACGTGACAAACGTGTAGTAATTTCATTAACGTACATTTATGGAATTGGAAAAGTTACCGCACAGAAAGTCCTCAAAGAAGCAGGCGTTTCTGAAGACACTCGTGTACGTGATTTAACAGAAGACGAGTTAGGAAGAATCCGTCAAGCGATTGATGCATTCACAACTGAAGGTGACCTTCGTCGTGAAATCTCCCTTAACATCAAACGTCTAATTGAAATCGGCTCTTATAGAGGTTTACGTCACCGTCGTGGTTTACCAGTTCGTGGACAGAAAACGAAAAACAACTCACGCACACGTAAAGGCCCACGTAAGACAATGGCTAACAAGAAAAAATAA
- the rpmJ gene encoding 50S ribosomal protein L36, with protein MKVRASVKPICEKCKVIKRKGKVMVICENPKHKQKQG; from the coding sequence ATGAAAGTAAGAGCATCTGTAAAACCAATTTGTGAAAAATGCAAAGTCATCAAACGCAAAGGTAAAGTAATGGTGATTTGCGAAAATCCGAAGCATAAACAAAAACAAGGCTAA
- the infA gene encoding translation initiation factor IF-1 has product MAKDDVIEVEGTVTETLPNAMFNVELENGHTVLAHVSGKIRMHFIRILPGDKVTVELSPYDLTRGRITYRYK; this is encoded by the coding sequence ATGGCGAAAGATGATGTAATTGAAGTAGAAGGTACTGTAACGGAAACATTGCCAAACGCAATGTTTAATGTTGAGCTTGAAAATGGCCATACGGTCTTAGCGCATGTATCTGGTAAAATCCGTATGCATTTCATCCGTATCTTACCGGGTGATAAGGTAACGGTTGAACTTTCTCCGTATGATTTAACCAGAGGACGAATTACGTACCGTTATAAATAA
- a CDS encoding KOW domain-containing RNA-binding protein: MVIAVVRNNSGSLLGQIVRIKQGREAGQYAIIIEVIDDQFVLLADGEKRKTNRPKKKNLHHIEMVDYISPEVQNSLLETGRVTNGKLRFAITTFKIQVVTDLKKGDLHDGER, encoded by the coding sequence ATGGTGATCGCTGTTGTGCGGAACAATTCAGGTTCTCTGCTCGGTCAGATAGTTCGTATTAAGCAAGGACGTGAAGCAGGCCAATACGCAATAATCATTGAAGTTATAGATGATCAGTTTGTCCTGTTAGCTGATGGGGAGAAGCGTAAAACGAATAGACCAAAGAAGAAGAATCTGCATCACATTGAGATGGTGGATTATATTTCCCCAGAAGTCCAAAACAGCCTTCTAGAAACTGGTCGCGTCACAAATGGGAAATTGCGATTTGCCATAACTACATTTAAGATTCAGGTTGTGACTGATTTAAAGAAGGGAGATCTACACGATGGCGAAAGATGA
- a CDS encoding adenylate kinase, translated as MNLILMGLPGAGKGTQAEKIKEKYNIPHISTGDMFRLAIKEGTELGLKAKGFMDQGELVPDEVTIGIVKERLSKADCENGFLLDGFPRTIAQAEALQELLTELNRKINYVLHVDVPEEKLVERLTGRRICPTCGTTYHVVYNPPKVEGVCDKDGSTLIQREDDQPETVKKRLSVNIKQTQPLLDFYQDRGYLVTVDGDRDIDEVFQDIQAILEK; from the coding sequence TTGAATTTAATTTTAATGGGATTACCTGGTGCTGGTAAAGGTACACAGGCAGAGAAAATAAAAGAGAAATATAACATCCCTCATATTTCAACTGGGGATATGTTCCGTTTAGCGATCAAAGAGGGTACTGAACTTGGTTTGAAAGCTAAAGGATTTATGGATCAAGGTGAACTTGTTCCAGATGAAGTAACCATTGGAATTGTAAAAGAACGTTTAAGTAAAGCAGATTGTGAAAATGGTTTTCTATTGGATGGATTTCCAAGAACGATTGCACAAGCGGAAGCTTTACAAGAACTTCTAACAGAATTAAATCGAAAAATCAACTACGTATTACATGTAGATGTACCAGAAGAAAAATTGGTAGAGCGTTTAACAGGACGGAGAATTTGTCCTACTTGCGGAACAACATACCATGTTGTATACAACCCGCCAAAAGTAGAAGGTGTATGTGACAAAGATGGTTCTACATTAATTCAACGGGAAGACGATCAACCAGAGACAGTTAAGAAACGTTTATCCGTTAATATAAAGCAAACACAACCGTTACTTGATTTTTATCAAGATAGGGGATATCTTGTGACAGTAGATGGAGATCGTGACATCGATGAAGTCTTCCAGGATATTCAAGCAATTCTTGAAAAATAA